From Medicago truncatula cultivar Jemalong A17 chromosome 7, MtrunA17r5.0-ANR, whole genome shotgun sequence, a single genomic window includes:
- the LOC11426537 gene encoding 1-aminocyclopropane-1-carboxylate synthase 1 → MSLENKNHQLLSKIATNDKHGENSPYFDGWKAYESNPFHPTKNPQGVIQMGLAENQLCFDLIEEWIRNNPKASICTPEGVNEFRHIANFQDYHGLPEFRNAVANFMSKVRGGRVRFDPDRILMSGGATGANELIMFCLADPGDAFLVPSPYYPAFVRDLCWRTGVQLIPVQCHSSNNFKITREALEEAHKKAQEENINVKGLIITNPSNPLGTTLEKDTLKSIVSFINENNIHLVCDEIYSGTVFNTPTYVSVAEVIQEMEECKKDLIHIIYSLSKDMGLPGFRVGLVYSYNDEVVNCGRKMSSFGLVSSQTQHFLAAMLSDDIFVDKFLEESSRRLRERREFFTKGLEKVNITCLPSNAGLFFWMNLRGLLKEKTFEGEMKLWRLIINEVKLNVSPGSAFNCSEPGWYRVCFANMDHETVEIALRRIRAFVNGREKGKTVEIKRWKSNLRLSFSSRRFDENVMSPHMMSPHSPMPHSPLVRAT, encoded by the exons ATGTCTTTGGAAAATAAGAATCACCAACTTTTGTCAAAGATTGCTACCAACGATAAACATGGTGAAAATTCTCCTTATTTTGATGGGTGGAAGGCTTATGAATCAAACCCATTTCACCCCACAAAAAATCCTCAGGGTGTTATCCAAATGGGCCTTGCTGAAAATCag cTTTGCTTTGATCTTATTGAAGAGTGGATAAGGAATAATCCAAAGGCCTCAATTTGCACTCCAGAAGGAGTGAATGAATTCAGACATATTGCAAACTTTCAAGACTATCATGGATTACCAGAATTCAGAAAT gcTGTGGCAAATTTCATGTCAAAAGTGAGAGGTGGTAGGGTAAGATTTGATCCTGACCGTATATTGATGAGTGGTGGAGCAACAGGAGCAAATGAGTTAATCATGTTTTGTTTGGCTGATCCTGGTGATGCTTTTTTGGTTCCTAGCCCTTATTATCCAGC ATTTGTCCGTGACTTATGTTGGAGAACCGGTGTGCAACTAATTCCTGTCCAATGTCATAGCTCAAACAATTTCAAGATAACAAGAGAAGCACTTGAAGAAGCTCATAAAAAAGCACAAGAAGAAAACATCAATGTAAAAGGGTTAATCATAACAAATCCATCAAATCCTTTAGGAACAACATTAGAAAAAGATACACTAAAGAGCATAGTGAGTTTCATCAATGAAAACAACATCCATTTGGTATGTGATGAAATTTATTCGGGGACCGTTTTCAACACACCAACGTACGTAAGTGTCGCGGAAGTTATCCAAGAAATGGAAGAATGCAAGAAAGATCTCATTCACATTATCTATAGTTTATCAAAAGACATGGGTCTTCCGGGTTTTAGAGTTGGTTTGGTTTATTCGTACAACGATGAAGTTGTGAACTGCGGTAGAAAAATGTCGAGCTTTGGATTAGTCTCATCGCAGACACAACATTTTCTAGCCGCAATGCTTTCGGATGACATATTTGTGGATAAATTTTTGGAAGAGAGTTCAAGAAGATTACGAGAGCGACGTGAATTTTTTACAAAGGGACTTGAGAAAGTCAACATTACTTGCTTACCAAGTAATGCAGGACTATTCTTTTGGATGAATTTGAGGGGTTTGTTGAAAGAGAAAACATTTGAAGGTGAAATGAAACTTTGGCGTTTGATTATCAATGAAGTAAAGCTTAATGTTTCGCCGGGTTCGGCTTTTAATTGCTCTGAGCCTGGTTGGTATAGAGTTTGTTTTGCTAACATGGATCATGAAACAGTTGAGATTGCATTGAGGAGAATTAGAGCATTTGTTAATGgaagagaaaaagggaaaaCAGTTGAAATCAAACGTTGGAAGAGTAATCTTAGACTTAGCTTTTCTTCAAGAAGGTTTGATGAGAATGTTATGTCTCCTCACATGATGTCTCCTCATTCACCAATGCCTCATTCACCACTTGTTCGAGCTACTTAA